In the Bacteroidota bacterium genome, AAAACAAGTTTTCCTCCTAAGTTTGTTATTTCCACTGAACTCAAATTGCAGTCAAAGCAATTGATTTTTAATTCCAAAAAATCAGTAACCGGATTAATGAAAGTGATTTCTGCCTTTCTTTTAACTTTTTCCTTGTTGCTTAAAACTGCATCCACTTCCAGATCAAGATAAACGGGATAATGGTCCGACATTTCATAAATTGCATTGATTACATTTTGAGGGGCAGAAATATTCGGAGGATCAGTAACGGATTGCTTAAATCTATTTCCATCCTGCCCTGGTATAGTATGGCTGTCTGTGACATACTTCACTTTTAACAAATCATTATTAATTGCTTGCGAAACAAGTATAAAATCAAAACGATCATCCGTTCCACCACTGGCAAAGCAACCATTATTTGTATTGCTAACAACACGTGTGGATTGAGTATGGATACTGGCAAAATCAGAATTATTATACCAGGTTCCCAGTTGATTTATGGGATCGTAAAATCTTAAAGCAGGGTTAGTATTGCTAACTAAATTAACAAATGAAGTTTCATTGCTACTCCTGACATTAAAATCACCTGAAAAAATATAGTTTGCAGGAGTATCTTTTCCATTTAAATGTTCCATTAATGCCTCTGTTTCCAGCGCCCTGCTTAATTGGTTTGCAGATGAACTTCCGGCTTTAAGGTGAGCCACAATAAAAGTAATGAAAATTGTATCATTTGACTGGGCTAAATCAGCATCTTTGAAATAAAGTGTATACAAATCAATAATTCTTGCAAGAGCATTGTTATTACTATCTTTTGTGACTTGTTCCTGGGAATAAAGTACTAATTTCTCTGTATTGAAATAAAGCATATTTACAATATCAGAAAATCCGTTGTTGGTTGAAAGGCCTCTTTCATACTTTCCGGGGTTATCCGAGTTCAAAACATTTTCAAGGATCCTTGAGGCATTTGTATTTCCAGCTCCCAGTTCATTTACACAAAACACATCAGGGTGAATATAATCTACCAGCGTTTTTAAATATGCATCTTTAAAATCAGGATTATTTCCAGTAATAGGGCACCAGGAGGGATATGAGCCATAATACAAAAGGTTGTATTGCATAATTCTTAATGATGTTTGGGAAAAAGCAGAAAAAAAAGCAGTTGAAAACAGTAAAAAAGAAAATAAAATTCTTTTCATTTGAGTTGTAATTTTTGACCAATTTATAACTAATTCAGGCATTTCCAATAATCCATCATCAATTTTTCAATAAACAAGGCATTTTGGCAGAATTAATTCTTTAACTATAAATAATAAGGGCATAATGGACATTAAAAAAAATCCGTTAATTTTGCGCAAATTTAAAACGAAAACCCAAGAGAATGAAAAGAGGACCAATTTCAGAATTTATTGAAAAGCATTATTTGCATTTCAACTCTGCAGCACTTGTGGATGCAGCAAAAGGATATGAAACGCATTTAACAGAAGGCGGAAAAATGATGCTTACTCTTGCCGGAGCTATGAGTACTGCTGAACTTGGCAAATCACTTGCTGAAATGATCAGGCAAGGTAAAATTGATATTATTTCATGTACAGGGGCAAATCTTGAAGAAGATATTATGAACCTTGTTGCACACAGCCATTATAAAAGGGTACCAAACTACAGGGATTTAAGCCCACAGGAGGAATGGGATCTTTTGGAAAACGGTTTTAACCGGGTAACTGATACTTGCATTCCAGAGGAAGAGGCTTTTAGAAGGATACAAAAACATATTTTCAGACAATGGAAAGAGGCAGAAGACAAGGGTGAAAGATATTTTCCACATGAATTCATGTATAAGCTTTTGCTTTCAGGGGATATGAAAGAACATTATGAAATTGACCCAAAAGATAGTTGGATGATAGCTGCGGCAGAAAGAAACTTGCCAATTATTTGTCCGGGCTGGGAGGACTCTACCATGGGCAATATTTTTGCATCTTATTGCATAAAAGCCCAGTTAAAGGCATCCACAATGAAGTCGGGTATTGAATATATGATGTGGCTGGCTGATTGGTATACTGCAAATGCCGGGGGGAAAGGGATTGGATTTTTTCAGATCGGTGGTGGAATAGCAGGAGATTTTCCAATTTGCGTAGTACCAATGCTTTATCAGGATATGGAAAGAACAGATACGCCTTTTTGGAGTTACTTTTGTCAAATTTCTGATTCAACCACAAGTTATGGTTCTTATTCCGGTGCTGTTCCCAATGAAAAAATCACTTGGGGAAAGCTTGATATTACAACTCCCAAGTTTGTCATAGAATCTGATGCTACAATTGTGGCCCCATTGGTTTTTGCCTGGGTTCTTGGTTGGTAGTTATTGGTATTAATCCTTTTGGGAGATTGATATTGAATTTGGCTTCTTATTGTCAAAAAGGGTTAATGTTATCTACTTAACAATCGCCTTAAGTGATTGTTAGGAAGATTTGTTTCACATTTCAATTTGAGATTTATTGACTATCAGAAAAGGTTGAAAAAAGTATTCGATTTTTTTTGTCCTTAATAAAAATTATAGAATTTGTTAAAGTAAGCCTTACAGATCTTACCTTTGCTAAATCTGATGAAATTAGATTTAACCATTACTCCTTTAAATTCCTGGATTGCCGGTGCAGGCAAACCCTTAATTATAAGCGGCCCCTGCAGTGCTGAAACTGAAAACCAGGTTTTAGAAACAGCCAAAGCTATAGCAAAAACAGGCACCAGTACAATTTTCAGGGCAGGAATATGGAAACCCCGAACACGCCCAAATGCATTTGAAGGTATTGGGGTAAAAGGATTGCCCTGGCTAAAAAGGGTAAAACAAGAAACAGGTTTATTGATTGCTACTGAAGTGGCCAATGCTTATCATGTAGAAGAATGCCTTAAATATGGTATTGACATGGTTTGGATTGGCGCCAGAACCACTGCAAACCCATTTTCAGTTCAAGAAATAGCTGATGCTTTAAAAGGTGTTGACATTCCGGTTTTTGTAAAAAATCCAATTCATCCTGATCTTCAATTGTGGATAGGTGCCCTGGAAAGGATAAACAAAGCAGGAATTACCAAGCTTGCTGCCATTCACCGGGGTTTTCATTCTTATATTGAAAAATTATACCGCAACACTCCAAACTGGGAATTGGCCATAGAATTAAAAATGCTTTGTCCTGAATTGCCTTTAATATGTGATCCAAGCCACATATGCGGGAACACCACTTTGCTTTTTTCTGTGGCCCAAAAAGCCATGGATTTAGATATGGATGGGCTAATGATTGAATCTCATTGCGCACCCCAAACAGCATTAAGCGACAAAGATCAGCAAATAACTCCTGATGAATTATTAGAACTGGTTTCAGAGTTGGTAATTCGAGATGCTTCATCAAAAAATGTTTTATTTAAAAACAAGCTAGAGGAACTAAGAAGCCAGATAGACAATGTAGATGAAGAAATATTGCTGGCAATGGCAGAAAGGATGATAATTGTGAAGGAAATAGGAGAATATAAAAAGGAAAACAGTGTTACTATACTGCAAATAAAACGATGGAATAAAATTCTTAAAAATCAACTCAAAACTGCTGAAAAAACAGGGCTGAGCAAAGAATTCATAAAAGACCTTTACCTGCTTGTTCACAATGAATCCATAAGGATGCAAACTGAAATCATGAACAGAAAAGAGATGGAAATCAAGAAATCCTGATTTTTTTCACATTTGGAATTTAAGCTAATTCTATAATACAGATCTCTAACAATCAAATACAAAATTAAGAAGCCAGGCAAAGCTAAATTTACCTTCTTGATAAGTTAAAATGTTCACTTAAATTAAGCCAATTATAGCGCATGCTGAATTAGCAATTATAGTATCAACGAACATTATCTTTAAATTCAAACTATATTATTTTAAATAAAAGGGGGAAATTCCTTGCTAAACCGCTACAACTGCAATAAATAGTGAAAAAAATAAATTTTTTTCTGTTTTGATTTAAAATATTTTTATACCTTTCCGCTTAATTATCATACTACAAACCCAAAATTATTAAGAGATGAAAAAAAAATTATGCACAGCCATGGTTTTATGCGCTAGTTTTTTATTAACTACAGTAAATGCACAAGAAGCAGAACATGTGGTTAAATTAAACATATTTGCATTGGCCTTAAACAATGTTTCTTTACAATATGAAAAACCATTTCATGATAGAATGTCAGTTTCACTTGGTGTTAGAATGCAGCTTCCGCGCACCTTGCCTAATGTTGTAGGTGGAACAGATGAAGGAAGTGGAACAATAGAATCAAGATTAACAGGTTATGCTTTAACTCCTGAATTTAGATTTTACACTGGAAGCAAGGGTGCCCCAAAAGGATTTTACCTGGCTCCTTACCTAAGATATACCAATTTTAAAATAGCTACTCAATCAGAATACAGAGACGATACAGGTGTTGATCGCAAATATGACCTAACCGGGAAATTTACTGGATTTGGCGGAGGATTAATGATTGGTATGCAATGGCTCATTGCTGATAAATTCTCTATTGACTGGTGGATTTTAGGAGGTCATTATGGTACTGCAAATGCAAAACTTTTTGGCGAAAACAAATCAGGTACCTGGTCTCAAAAAGAACAAGACGATATAAAAGCTGAATTACAAGCTTTCGATGTTCCTTTTGGTACTACTGATTATACAGTTACTTCTAAAGAAGCAGAATTAAACTGGAAAATGCCTTTTTTGGGATTACGTTCAGGACTTTGCCTAGGTTGGGCTTTCTAACTAACTTATATAATGCATAAAAAAAGCCGGCTATTGTGCCGGCTTTTTTTATGCATTGAAATTAAAACAACAACATGCAACTTAATTTAAAAAATAAAAAATAAAAAATTACGGGGTGTGCTAATTTCCATTCTTTCTTCTAAATCATTTAATGAGCAGATATTGGCTCCTTTTGCTTTTTTTGCTGCTTCTGGGTTTTAGCATCAATATATTCAACCTCCAGCACTAAATCATCAGCCTCTGCAAGAGTTGATTCATTTAGAATTATCTTTTTTATCCTACATGGTTTATTTGCAGCAATTGTAGTTTCCATTTTCATTGCCTCAATAGTGAACAAAGGCGAATTTAATTGCACCTCATCCCCTTCTTTTACAAATACTTTAGCAATCAAGCCTTGTAAAGGAGTCCCAATTTCTTGTTCACTTGTTGCTTTTTTATTTGCTTTTACCTGAGTGACTGATTTATTGTCTTTTACTTCCACACTTCGGGTTTGGCCATTGAGTTTAAAATAGACAGTTCTGTTTCCATTTTCATCCGATTCACTAATGTATAAAAGCTTGACAATAATTGTTTTTCCATGGCTTATTTCAATAAGTGTTTCCTGGTTGTTGCTCATTCCATAGAAGAATTCTAAGGTAGGAATAACACTTACATTTCCATAAACCTGGTAATGTTTTAAATATTCCTCATAAACCTTAGGATAGAATTTCCAGGAAATAAAATCAAGAAAACTTAGGTTCTTATTGAATTTATTTTTAAAATCCATGAATTCATTATCAAAATCTACCGGCTTTATATGTGCATTTGGCAATTCAGTATAGGGTTTTTCTTCCCTTAAAATCAATTTTTGCAACTCTTTTGGAAAACCTCCATAGGGTTGGCCCAAATCGCCTTTAAAAAAACTCTTTACAGATTCAGGAAAAGGAATTTTGTCGCCTTTTGTAAGAACATCTTCTTTTGACAAACCATTTGAAACCATGTATAAGGTCATATCTCCAACAACCTTTGATGAAGGAGTTACTTTAATTATATCTCCAAACAATTCATTCACCTGTTGATATGTCTTTTTTATTTCATTCATTTTACTTCCCAATCCAAGAGACAAGGCCTGAGGTTTTAAATTGGAATATTGACCACCTGGAATTTCATGTTGAAAAACTTCGGCAGTTCCTGCTTTAAGCCCTGATTCAAAAGGATAATACCATTCCCTAACGGTTTCCCAGTAATTAGAATGTGCATTTAAAGATTCCATGTTAAATTCCTGATTTCTTGGATGTCCTTTCAATGCTTCAACTAAGGAGTTAAAATTAGGCTGGGAAGTTAATCCAGACATAGAGCCAAGAGCCACATCAATAACATCCACACCAGCCTCAATGGCTTTTATATAGGTAGCAGATTGAATAGATGATGTATCATGAGTATGCAAATGAATAGGGATGTCAACAGATTCCTTTAGTTTTGAAATCAGCTCGAATGCAGCATAAGGTTTTAATAATCCTGCCATATCTTTGATTGCAAGAATATGCGCTCCTTCATCCTCTAATTGTTTTGCCAGATCAAGGTAATATTGAATGTTGTATTTTGTCTTTGACTTATCCTGCAGGTCACCGGAATAGCAAATACATGCTTCTGCCAGGCCTCCGGTTCTTTCTCTAACAGCCTTAATGCTCACTTTCATGCTCTCCACCCAATTAAGTGAGTCGAAAATTCTAAAAACATCTACTCCTGTTTCCCAGGATTTTTCAATGAATTTTTCAACCAGGTTATCCGGGTAGGCTGTGTATCCAATGGCATTGGAGCCTCTAATTAACATTTGCAATAAAATGTTAGGGACTGCCTCTCTTAAGAGTTTAAGCCTTTGCCAGGGGCATTCATGCAAAAATCTTAATGCCACATCAAAAGTTGCTCCTCCCCATACTTCCATTGAAAATACCTGGGGATGGTTTTTTGCAAAACTCTCTGCAACCATTACCATATCCTTTGTTCGTAAACGTGTTGCAAGAAGGGACTGATGCGCATCACGAAAGGTACAATCTGTATATTGAATTTGTTTTTGGTCTTTTAACCATTTGGAAAAATTAAGTGGACCCAGTTGATCCAGTAATTGCTTGGTTCCTGGTTTATATTCTGCGAGTTTATCAAATTCGGGGATTATTGGCATTTCAAAAACTTTTGCCTGATCAATGGTTTTAATATCAGAATTTCCATTCACGCATACATTAGCCAGAAAACGTAAAGCTTTAGTTCCACTATCCGATTTTACTGATATATCAAGTAATTCAGCATGATCATCAATAAATTTCACAGTTGCGTTTCCATCCTGAAATACGGGGTGGTTTATTACATTTTCCAGGAATTGAATATTGTTTTTCACTCCCCTTATTCTGAATTCACTAAGGGCCCGGTGCAACCTTTGGCTTGCTCCTTTCAGGGTTCTTCCAGAGGCAGTAACTTTAGCAAGCATAGAATCAAAAAATGGTGAAATTTTCACACCTCCATAAGAACTTCCCTCGTCTATTCGAATTCCATAACCTCCAGCATTTCTATAGGCAATGATGGTTCCATAATCGGGTTTAAAATCATTTTGCGGATCTTCGGTAGTAATACGGCATTGAATGGCAAAACCATTGCATTTTATCTCTTTCTGTCCGGTAATGTATATGCCTGAGGAAGAAAGGGCATGTCCACTGGCAATTAAAATCTGGCTTCTTACAATATCAATACCTGTAACTTCTTCAGTTACCGTATGTTCAACTTGTATTCTTGGGTTAACTTCAATAAAATAAATACTTCCATTTTTATCTACCAGGAATTCAACCGTACCAGCATTGTTATAATTGGCTTTATGAGCTATTTTTAAGGCATACTCATACAGCTTGTCTTTTATTTCCTGATGTAAATTAGGAGCAGGTGCAATTTCAACAACCTTTTGAAACCTTCTTTGTACAGAGCAATCCCGCTCATATAGGTGCACAATATTTCCATAATGATCGCCAAGAATTTGAACCTCAATATGCTTTGGACTATCAATATACTTTTCAATAAAAACAGTGTCATCACCAAAAGCATTGGAGGCTTCCCTTCTTGCTTCAGAAAAGGCTTTATCAAGGGTTTCTTCATTTCTAACAATGCGCATGCCTCTTCCACCGCCTCCTGCAGAGGCCTTAATCATTACAGGAAAGCCTATTTTTCGAGCTTCACTCAATGCAATTTCAGAGGAGGTTAAAACCGCAGTACTTCCTACTATAATTGGAACACCAGCATCAATGGCTACTTTTTTTGCAGCCACTTTATCCCCCAACATTTCCATTGTTTGGGGATCTGGTCCAATAAAAATAATTCCTTCTTCAGCACAGCGCTTTGCAAAATTCACATTCTCAGAAAGAAATCCATATCCTGGATGAATTGCATCTACTCTTTCTTTTTTCGCTACGCGAATTATTTCTTCAATATCCAGGTAAGGTTTTAATGGTTCATTGTCCCTGCCAATCTGAAAAGCTTCATCAGCTTTATACCTGTGCAATGAATAGCGGTCTTCATAGGTATAAATTGCCGCTGTTTTTATTTTCAATTCAGAGGCTGCCCTTAATACCCTGATTGCTATTTCGCCCCTGTTGGCAACTAATAATTTCGAAATCTTTTTCTCCATATTCTCCATATTTATTAAATTCTTTAATTAAAATTAAGGAATTTAATAGGAGTTTAGAAATAGAAAAAGCGAATTTATATAAAATAAAAGCGGATTTAAAATTGGTGTTTTAAAGGTTTTTTTCGATATTAAGGGAAAGGGGGAATTTTTTAATTTCACTACTAGTATAATCTGAAAATTTTTCCCATTAATTATACTCTTTTCAATATTTAGTTTAAAATTTAAATTTTGAGTTTTTCTCTTTTTGCACCTGTTGCCAGGGCAATTTTAAATTCGTTGTTTTTAATGTCGATAAGAAATTCTACATAAGGAATTGCCATTATTCCATTTTTTGTTATTATTTGCTTAAAGTATTCTAATTTCCGGCTTAATAATACTTTCATTTCAGATGGTTTAATACGGAGTTTCATTTGAATAACCTCAGTGCTTTTCACACCAAGCATCTAAAAATAAAAGTTATGAAAATATTAGCAGAATGAATTCAAGTTTTATTCCAATTTGAATTGCCTGAATGTTCCCAAAATTTCAAAAATCAAGTAAGCTATACTTTTCCATAGGTCTGTTTTTTGACGAGACCATAATGTTTTTTAAAAAGAAAAACCATTTAAAAAAGTTAAAATTAATCTTTCAGGAAATCAAATGCTCCTTTTCTTAAGTTAATTCCATATTCAACATAAGCCTTTAGGCAGGCAAGAAAATTTGCCCATCCTTCTGTGTTTCCTTTTAACCATTTGATGCCTGCTTCATCATTAATTCTGCTTTTTTCCGTAATGCTTACAAGAGTTGCATTATTGGGTTTTGGAGTAAGGGTTATTTCAACTAAAAGTTCCACATCGCCATCAAACCAATAATAAGAAATGTATTTGTTTTTTTCTATTTTATCCACACGAACAGGAACTTCCATCGCAAATTCAGGAAAATGCCAAACAAGTTTTTTTCCTGCTTGCATTTGCCCACTACTTTTTGAAATAAAGTAGTTCGACATTTTTTCCGGATCAACAATAGCCTGAAATACTTCCTGCTGTGAACTTAAAATTTGAATGGCGGTTTTAATTTCCAGGTTTTTGTTTTCCATGTTTTGCGACTTTTTTTATGCTCCTTATTTTACCGCAGCATTTTTTATCCTATTATTTCAAATAACCATACAATTTCAGGCTATGAAAGGTTATGTTGTTCCTAAAAGTCAATTTCGTTTTACAGTGTTAAACTCCGAATTGATTCAAATGATGATCAAGATGCTTATAAAACATATTGTTCCATTCCTGCACTGATAGGGCTCCAAATGATAGGGATTCCCTACCATCAAAATGTTTTTCTCCCAATTCCTGGGTCTTTTTTATGTAATCAATCAAACGCTTTTTTTCAGCTTCAAAATTTTTATCTTCCTTAATAATAAACTGAGGAGCTGTTTGTCCATTTTTCTTATAGGACTTTTCACTGATAACTATATTTTTTACAAATAATTTTAAAATAAACCTATTGAATGCGCTTGGTTTTGCATGTTTGTTATCATATACAAATTCATAGCTAACATTGCAATGGGCTAACATCTGCCCAACTGCCATTTTTCCCCATAAAGGTCCGGTAGTAGGACTTAATTTATTAATTCGGTTAATTATTTCTTGTGTATCAAGTTGGTTAAAAATATTTTTCATATGTATATAATTTGATTTTAAATGTCATCCCGATTTATCGGGATTGCCAGGTTATATATTCACTCCTGCATTGCTATTTTTAACTGTATTTTGATTGCTGTTTTTATTTTATTTTCCAAAAAGTCTGATTGGTGAAGTCCAATTTATTTTTATTTTACACCTTTAGTTTCCTTACCCCTGAAATAAGCAGCCAAGGTAATAGAAAGTACAGACTTTTCAAATTCAAACATAAGGGCATTTTGCTTAGTTAGCTTAGTAAAAAAGAATGTTATAACAGACAATGCCGCCACAAATTAAACAGTTTGTCCAATTTAAAACTTTTAGAGATATTAATTTAATTTTTTTTGTGCGTTCTTTACATTCTTGATTCATTACGAATAGAATAACAATAGAAAAACTGCATTGATTTTTGGCTCTTTTGTTTTTAGTAAAAAAACGATATTTCTTGAATTAAAAAAAACACCT is a window encoding:
- a CDS encoding T9SS type A sorting domain-containing protein → MKRILFSFLLFSTAFFSAFSQTSLRIMQYNLLYYGSYPSWCPITGNNPDFKDAYLKTLVDYIHPDVFCVNELGAGNTNASRILENVLNSDNPGKYERGLSTNNGFSDIVNMLYFNTEKLVLYSQEQVTKDSNNNALARIIDLYTLYFKDADLAQSNDTIFITFIVAHLKAGSSSANQLSRALETEALMEHLNGKDTPANYIFSGDFNVRSSNETSFVNLVSNTNPALRFYDPINQLGTWYNNSDFASIHTQSTRVVSNTNNGCFASGGTDDRFDFILVSQAINNDLLKVKYVTDSHTIPGQDGNRFKQSVTDPPNISAPQNVINAIYEMSDHYPVYLDLEVDAVLSNKEKVKRKAEITFINPVTDFLELKINCFDCNLSSVEITNLGGKLVLKENLSGGNGIFFLKSDVMGFEKGMYLIKIINRDGSFFSRKMIKNH
- a CDS encoding deoxyhypusine synthase family protein, yielding MKRGPISEFIEKHYLHFNSAALVDAAKGYETHLTEGGKMMLTLAGAMSTAELGKSLAEMIRQGKIDIISCTGANLEEDIMNLVAHSHYKRVPNYRDLSPQEEWDLLENGFNRVTDTCIPEEEAFRRIQKHIFRQWKEAEDKGERYFPHEFMYKLLLSGDMKEHYEIDPKDSWMIAAAERNLPIICPGWEDSTMGNIFASYCIKAQLKASTMKSGIEYMMWLADWYTANAGGKGIGFFQIGGGIAGDFPICVVPMLYQDMERTDTPFWSYFCQISDSTTSYGSYSGAVPNEKITWGKLDITTPKFVIESDATIVAPLVFAWVLGW
- a CDS encoding bifunctional 3-deoxy-7-phosphoheptulonate synthase/chorismate mutase type II produces the protein MKLDLTITPLNSWIAGAGKPLIISGPCSAETENQVLETAKAIAKTGTSTIFRAGIWKPRTRPNAFEGIGVKGLPWLKRVKQETGLLIATEVANAYHVEECLKYGIDMVWIGARTTANPFSVQEIADALKGVDIPVFVKNPIHPDLQLWIGALERINKAGITKLAAIHRGFHSYIEKLYRNTPNWELAIELKMLCPELPLICDPSHICGNTTLLFSVAQKAMDLDMDGLMIESHCAPQTALSDKDQQITPDELLELVSELVIRDASSKNVLFKNKLEELRSQIDNVDEEILLAMAERMIIVKEIGEYKKENSVTILQIKRWNKILKNQLKTAEKTGLSKEFIKDLYLLVHNESIRMQTEIMNRKEMEIKKS
- a CDS encoding DUF3575 domain-containing protein, with translation MKKKLCTAMVLCASFLLTTVNAQEAEHVVKLNIFALALNNVSLQYEKPFHDRMSVSLGVRMQLPRTLPNVVGGTDEGSGTIESRLTGYALTPEFRFYTGSKGAPKGFYLAPYLRYTNFKIATQSEYRDDTGVDRKYDLTGKFTGFGGGLMIGMQWLIADKFSIDWWILGGHYGTANAKLFGENKSGTWSQKEQDDIKAELQAFDVPFGTTDYTVTSKEAELNWKMPFLGLRSGLCLGWAF
- a CDS encoding pyruvate carboxylase; translation: MENMEKKISKLLVANRGEIAIRVLRAASELKIKTAAIYTYEDRYSLHRYKADEAFQIGRDNEPLKPYLDIEEIIRVAKKERVDAIHPGYGFLSENVNFAKRCAEEGIIFIGPDPQTMEMLGDKVAAKKVAIDAGVPIIVGSTAVLTSSEIALSEARKIGFPVMIKASAGGGGRGMRIVRNEETLDKAFSEARREASNAFGDDTVFIEKYIDSPKHIEVQILGDHYGNIVHLYERDCSVQRRFQKVVEIAPAPNLHQEIKDKLYEYALKIAHKANYNNAGTVEFLVDKNGSIYFIEVNPRIQVEHTVTEEVTGIDIVRSQILIASGHALSSSGIYITGQKEIKCNGFAIQCRITTEDPQNDFKPDYGTIIAYRNAGGYGIRIDEGSSYGGVKISPFFDSMLAKVTASGRTLKGASQRLHRALSEFRIRGVKNNIQFLENVINHPVFQDGNATVKFIDDHAELLDISVKSDSGTKALRFLANVCVNGNSDIKTIDQAKVFEMPIIPEFDKLAEYKPGTKQLLDQLGPLNFSKWLKDQKQIQYTDCTFRDAHQSLLATRLRTKDMVMVAESFAKNHPQVFSMEVWGGATFDVALRFLHECPWQRLKLLREAVPNILLQMLIRGSNAIGYTAYPDNLVEKFIEKSWETGVDVFRIFDSLNWVESMKVSIKAVRERTGGLAEACICYSGDLQDKSKTKYNIQYYLDLAKQLEDEGAHILAIKDMAGLLKPYAAFELISKLKESVDIPIHLHTHDTSSIQSATYIKAIEAGVDVIDVALGSMSGLTSQPNFNSLVEALKGHPRNQEFNMESLNAHSNYWETVREWYYPFESGLKAGTAEVFQHEIPGGQYSNLKPQALSLGLGSKMNEIKKTYQQVNELFGDIIKVTPSSKVVGDMTLYMVSNGLSKEDVLTKGDKIPFPESVKSFFKGDLGQPYGGFPKELQKLILREEKPYTELPNAHIKPVDFDNEFMDFKNKFNKNLSFLDFISWKFYPKVYEEYLKHYQVYGNVSVIPTLEFFYGMSNNQETLIEISHGKTIIVKLLYISESDENGNRTVYFKLNGQTRSVEVKDNKSVTQVKANKKATSEQEIGTPLQGLIAKVFVKEGDEVQLNSPLFTIEAMKMETTIAANKPCRIKKIILNESTLAEADDLVLEVEYIDAKTQKQQKKQKEPISAH
- a CDS encoding SRPBCC domain-containing protein, with the protein product MENKNLEIKTAIQILSSQQEVFQAIVDPEKMSNYFISKSSGQMQAGKKLVWHFPEFAMEVPVRVDKIEKNKYISYYWFDGDVELLVEITLTPKPNNATLVSITEKSRINDEAGIKWLKGNTEGWANFLACLKAYVEYGINLRKGAFDFLKD
- a CDS encoding DUF1569 domain-containing protein → MKNIFNQLDTQEIINRINKLSPTTGPLWGKMAVGQMLAHCNVSYEFVYDNKHAKPSAFNRFILKLFVKNIVISEKSYKKNGQTAPQFIIKEDKNFEAEKKRLIDYIKKTQELGEKHFDGRESLSFGALSVQEWNNMFYKHLDHHLNQFGV